From a region of the Zingiber officinale cultivar Zhangliang chromosome 10B, Zo_v1.1, whole genome shotgun sequence genome:
- the LOC122028546 gene encoding calcium-dependent protein kinase 20-like, whose product MGNCCASPIDHKKKKKRYSGAPPNIVVLKNPTGRNIEKRYELGVELGRGEFGVTYLCTDKATGETFACKSISKKKLLTIVDIEDVRREVAIMRHLPAHPNIVSLKDTYEDDHSVHLVMELCEGGELFDRIVDRGHYTERAAAMVLQTIVEVVQNCHNHGVIHRDLKPENFLFANKKENAPLKAIDFGLSIFFKPGDRFNEIVGSPYYMAPEVLKRNYGPEVDVWSAGVILYILLCGVPPFWAETEQGIAQEIVNSVVEFKRDPWTKVSDSAKDLVKRMLDPDLKKRATAKEVLEHPWLQNAKKAPTVDLGDTVRARLQQFSLMNKLKKKALRVVAEHLSVDEVADIKATFNKMDINEKGHITIEELQQGLHKLGHQIPDADIKILMEVADADGDGTLEYGEFVAVSIHLRKIGNDEHLHKAFQYFDQNNSGYIEIEELKNCLADDLGPNHEEVINAIIHDVDTDKDGKISYDEFATMMKAGTDWRKASRQYSRERFSSVSTHLMIEQSLS is encoded by the exons ATGGGGAATTGCTGTGCCTCCCCCAttgaccacaagaagaagaagaagcgctACTCCGGCGCCCCACCGAATATCGTCGTCCTCAAGAATCCCACCGGCCGAAACATCGAGAAGCGGTACGAGCTCGGCGTGGAGCTCGGCCGCGGAGAGTTCGGGGTCACCTATCTTTGCACCGACAAGGCCACGGGCGAGACATTCGCCTGCAAGTCGATCTCCAAGAAGAAGCTGCTGACCATCGTGGACATCGAGGATGTGAGGCGGGAGGTGGCCATCATGCGCCATTTACCCGCGCACCCTAACATCGTCAGCCTGAAGGACACCTACGAGGACGACCATTCGGTCCACCTCGTCATGGAGCTCTGCGAGGGTGGGGAGCTGTTCGATAGGATCGTGGACAGAGGACACTACACAGAACGGGCAGCCGCCATGGTCCTCCAAACCATCGTCGAAGTGGTGCAG AACTGCCACAATCATGGGGTGATACATCGAGATCTTAAGCCTGAAAATTTCTTGTTTGCAAACAAAAAGGAAAATGCTCCTCTGAAGGCAATTGATTTTGGGCTGTCAATTTTCTTTAAACCAG GCGATCGCTTTAATGAGATAGTTGGCAGCCCTTATTACATGGCTCCAGAAGTTTTGAAGAGAAACTATGGCCCAGAAGTAGATGTTTGGAGTGCAGGAGTTATCCTATACATCCTGCTTTGTGGTGTTCCACCATTTTGGGCAG AAACGGAACAAGGCATTGCACAAGAAATTGTTAATTCAGTTGTTGAGTTTAAAAGAGACCCATGGACAAAAGTTTCTGATTCTGCCAAAGACCTTGTCAAGAGGATGTTAGATCCAGATCTGAAAAAACGTGCTACTGCTAAAGAGGTGCTCG AACATCCTTGGCTGCAAAATGCCAAGAAGGCTCCCACAGTTGACCTTGGTGATACGGTTCGTGCAAGGCTCCAACAATTTTCACTTATGAACAAACTGAAGAAGAAAGCACTAAGG GTAGTAGCTGAGCATTTATCTGTGGATGAAGTTGCTGACATAAAGGCTACATTTAACAAGATGGATATAAATGAAAAAGGGCACATAACCATTGAAGAGTTACAACAAGGTTTGCATAAGCTTGGACACCAGATTCCCGATGCAGACATTAAGATACTAATGGAAGTT GCCGATGCTGATGGAGACGGAACCTTGGAATATGGAGAATTTGTCGCTGTGTCGATCCACCTGAGGAAGATTGGAAATGATGAACACCTGCACAAGGCCTTCCAATACTTCGATCAGAATAACAGCGGATACATAGAAATTGAAGAGCTCAAAAATTGCTTGGCTGATGACTTAGGTCCTAATCATGAGGAAGTCATTAACGCCATAATTCATGATGTGGACACAGACAAG GATGGGAAAATAAGCTACGACGAGTTTGCTACAATGATGAAAGCAGGCACAGATTGGAGGAAGGCATCGAGGCAGTATTCAAGGGAGAGGTTCAGTAGCGTCAGCACACATTTGATGATAGAACAATCTTTGAGTTGA
- the LOC122028606 gene encoding uncharacterized protein LOC122028606, with amino-acid sequence MAARNRRWLPPAPKPPTILNLPQLSRRPRAVNKTNPRLERELVDLLDRDRRARTTPPPPATPSGESGGESGGEDKWRFQAEILRAECNFLRMERKVALRKLERNRDKMEDALRSAMDTLILGREKIVCSESVEAALDASIEELKEKVEELRLGNGGCRGRSRGISRGVHPRSSGRRNFDRQASVLRRRLEKMEDDPNVKDIQEISVPGLGKKVTEPEQLEAEETASPGSSHSGRFPDEMEILRRKMEGLSKGMLERMEECSYLLSANDGSIITSNSNSDSGEKRDLKLIGCAKAIEKESLLQIHQPSPPPNNQGEEMGLLSCCNCKELVGRIMQQVRAESEQWTEMQEMLDQVRVEMEELKSSRDRWQRRAISSEVNFHSQHAQKLEWKQKARSSENRVIELQKLVKELQKELQPLRTKLLNAPPSSPVHSEFQPAGDPLRMVQNQQNRSLNSYNEKEKHILVCHMNSQNNLSQRRPLQDISNISPLLRPRRRV; translated from the exons ATGGCCGCGAGGAACCGGAGGTGGTTACCGCCGGCGCCGAAGCCGCCGACGATCCTCAACCTTCCTCAGCTTTCGAGGCGGCCTCGAGCAGTGAATAAGACGAATCCGCGATTGGAACGCGAGCTCGTGGATCTTCTGGACCGCGATCGTCGCGCGCGGACGACTCCGCCTCCGCCAGCGACGCCCTCAGGGGAGAGCGGAGGGGAATCGGGCGGAGAGGACAAGTGGCGGTTCCAGGCGGAGATACTTCGTGCGGAATGCAACTTCTTGAGAATGGAGCGGAAGGTCGCGCTGCGGAAGCTTGAGAGGAACCGCGACAAGATGGAGGACGCATTGAGATCCGCCATGGACACATTGATATTG GGAAGGGAAAAGATCGTTTGCAGCGAGAGCGTAGAGGCGGCATTGGACGCGAGCATCGAGGAGCTGAAAGAAAAAGTAGAGGAGCTCAGATTGGGGAATGGCGGATGCCGTGGTAGAAGCAGGGGAATCTCAAGGGGAGTGCATCCAAGGAGTAGTGGCAGAAGAAACTTCGATCGGCAAGCATCGGTGCTTAGGCGGCGGCTGGAGAAAATGGAAGACGACCCCAACGTGAAGGATATACAAGAGATTTCTGTGCCAGGTCTAGGGAAGAAAGTTACAGAGCCAGAACAACTTGAAGCAGAGGAGACTGCTAGTCCGGGCTCGAGTCACAGTGGCCGGTTTCCCGACGAG ATGGAGATTTTGCGGAGAAAGATGGAGGGATTGTCCAAGGGGATGTTGGAGAGGATGGAGGAATGCAGCTATTTGCTCTCCGCCAACGATGGTAGTATCATCACCAGCAACAGCAACAGTGACAGTGGCGAGAAGAGGGACCTCAAACTAATTGGGTGTGCTAAAGCAATAGAGAAAGAATCTTTACTTCAAATCCACCAGCCGTCGCCGCCGCCCAATAATCAA GGGGAGGAGATGGGGTTGCTGAGTTGCTGTAATTGCAAGGAGTTGGTGGGTCGAATAATGCAGCAGGTGAGGGCAGAGTCTGAGCAGTGGACTGAGATGCAAGAGATGTTGGATCAAGTTAGGGTAGAGATGGAAGAACTCAAATCCTCCAGAGACCGTTGGCAGCGACGGGCTATTTCTTCTGAAGTCAATTTCCACTCGCAACACGCACAA AAGCTTGAGTGGAAGCAAAAGGCGAGATCTTCAGAAAACAGAGTGATTGAACTGCAGAAACTAGTTAAAGAGCTTCAGAAAGAGCTGCAACCGTTAAGAAccaagctcctcaatgctcccccttcatcccCTGTGCATTCAGAGTTCCAGCCAGCGGGAGACCCACTGAGGATGGTTCAAAACCAACAGAATAGATCACTCAACTCATATAACGAGAAGGAGAAGCATATTCTTGTGTGCCATATGAATTCACAGAACAATCTAAGCCAGCGCAGACCATTACAAGATATCAGTAACATTTCTCCCCTTCTCAGACCAAGACGTCGAGTATAA